Sequence from the Malaciobacter pacificus genome:
GTCTTTTCTATAGTATTTATAAAAATTGGTAATAAAAAAGAGAAAGCTGTTGAAATAGTTCAAAATAATAAATATATTCAAAATTTAAAAAAGAAAAAGAATGATTCAAATGTAGAGATTGCAACATTTAATATTGGAAGTAAATTTTTAGCTGTAAGAGCTGAAAATGTTGTTGAATCAATTGGAATTGAGCAAATGCAAGAATCAATAGAAATGGATAAATCTAATCACTTTAAAGGTATGGTTTTATACAATGATAAACTTGTTGCAATTCTTGATATTAGAGACTTTATAAAAGAAGATATTAATGATGAAGAGTTAACAAATATTATTTTATTAGAGTATGATAAAGATAATATTGAGCATTGTGTAGGTATTTTAGTATCTTCTCTTGAACATATTTCACTGGTTGAGAAAAAGTCAATACAAAATATCCAAGAACACTTCTTAGGAACAGGTACTTTAGTAGAGAGTTTAGTTGATATTGATGATTATGAAAAATCAAAAGTAGCAATGCTTTTAAATATAAAAAAGATAGATGATAACTTAACTAAGAAAGTTTAATTGTAATTATTATAGTAGGGTTAAAATATATTTGGTACAATACGAAAAAAGTATTAACAATTATATAAAATATTAAAGAAGAAAAAATGAGTATTGAAAATAAACCAAATAAATTTTTACCTACTACAAGAAAAGAGATGGAAGAGAGAGGTTGGGACGAACTAGATGTTGTTCTAATCACCGGTGATGCTTACATCGATTCTCCATTTATGGGAATTGCAGTAGTTGGAAGAATATTAGAAGACATAGGTCTAAGAGTAGGAATTATCGGTCAACCTGATGTTGAATCTGATAAAGATGTAAAAAGATTAGGTGAGCCAAAACTATTTTGGGGAGTTAGTGGTGGAAGTATTGATTCAATGGTTTCAAACTACACTGCAACAAAAAAGTTTAGAAACTCTGATGACTACACTCCAGGTGGAAAAAATACAAAAAGACCAGATAGAGCTACTTTAGTATATACAAACTTAATTAGAAGACACTTCAAAGATACAGTGCCAATTGTTTTAGGTGGTATAGAAGCTAGTCTTAGAAGACTAACTCACTATGATTATTGGACAAATAAACTTAGAAAACCAATACTGTTTGATTCAAAAGCAGATTATATGGTTTATGGTATGGGTGAGCAAGCTATTATTGACCTTGGGACTTATCTAAAAGAGGGGAAAGACCCAAGAACTATTAGAGGGCTTTGTTATATCTCAAAAGAAGCACCAAAAGGTGAAGATTTTAAAGAGATACCTTCTCACCAAGAGTGTTTAGATGATAAAGAGAAATATATAGACCTTTTTAGAGATTTTTATGATAATAATGACCCAATATACTCAAAAGGGCTTTATCAAAAAGTAGATACTAGATATTTAGTTCAAAATCCACCTAGTCGTCATATGGAAGAAGAAGAGATGGATAATATCGCTTCATATCCATATCAAAGAGATTTACATCCTTTCCATGCTAGTGAAGGGAAGGTCAAGTGTTTAGAGACTATTAAGTTTTCTATTATGACTCACCATGGATGTTGGGGTGAGTGTAACTTCTGTGCAATTGCAGCGCACCAAGGAAGAACTATACGAACTAGAAGTGAACAAAATATCCTAAAAGAAGCAAAACACTTTACAACTATGAAAGATTTCAAAGGAATTATTTCTGATGTTGGTGGACCTACTGCTAATATGTATGGATATGAGTGTAAAAAGAAAATGAATCTTGGAACTTGTATTGATAATAAAAGATGTGTAGATGCCCACAGACTTTGCAGAACTATGAAAGTTGACCATAGTAGAAATATCCAACTTCTAAAAGATATTAGAGCAGTTCCCGGTATTAAAAAAGCCTTTGTTGCTTCTGGTGTACGGTATGATTTAATTACAGCTGATAAAAAACATGGTAAAGAGTATTTAAAAGAGATGGTTGATCACCATATCTCAGGTCAGATGAAAGTAGCACCAGAGCATACAAATGATGAGGTATTACATCATATGGGAAAACCTGGAAAACAAACATTAATTGACTTTAAAAAGATGTATGATGATTTAAACAAAGAATCTGGGAAAAAACAGTTCTTAACATACTATTTAATAGCTGCTCATCCTGGATGTGAAGAAAAACATATGCATGAGTTAAAACAGTTTACAACACATGAATTAAAAATGAATCCAGAACAAGCACAAGTTTTTACTCCAACTCCTGGAACATATTCTGCTGTTATGTATTACACTGAAATGGATCCATTTACAAAGAAAAAAATCTTTGTGGAAAAAGACCCAAGAAGAAAAGAAAAACAAAAAGAGATAGTAATTGAAAAGAAAAGATTTGGTGGTAAAAACAGTAAATCAAAAACTTCTGGTGCTGGAATGCAAGGATAGTTAAATAGAAGAAAGCTAAGTATTTATTACTTTGTTTTCTTCAATTAATCTATATATTTAAAACATAAAAAAAGGGAAGCCAAAAATTAGCTTCCCTTTTTAGTAATTAAAACTTTTTAAATTATGATAAAGCGTTAAACATATCTTGAGTTACTTCTGAAACTTCTTTTGTTCCATCAAGTTCAAAATATACACCCATTTCTTTATAAAAGTCAATTAATGGTGCAGTTTGAGCGTGGTATGCTTCTAATCTTTTTGTTACAGTCTCTTCTGTATCATCAGCTCTTTGGATTAAATCTTCCTCTTTTTCATCTACTGGAGGGTTGAATTTAATGTGATAAATTTTACCAGTTTTTTTAGAAGTTCTTCT
This genomic interval carries:
- a CDS encoding YgiQ family radical SAM protein, with the protein product MSIENKPNKFLPTTRKEMEERGWDELDVVLITGDAYIDSPFMGIAVVGRILEDIGLRVGIIGQPDVESDKDVKRLGEPKLFWGVSGGSIDSMVSNYTATKKFRNSDDYTPGGKNTKRPDRATLVYTNLIRRHFKDTVPIVLGGIEASLRRLTHYDYWTNKLRKPILFDSKADYMVYGMGEQAIIDLGTYLKEGKDPRTIRGLCYISKEAPKGEDFKEIPSHQECLDDKEKYIDLFRDFYDNNDPIYSKGLYQKVDTRYLVQNPPSRHMEEEEMDNIASYPYQRDLHPFHASEGKVKCLETIKFSIMTHHGCWGECNFCAIAAHQGRTIRTRSEQNILKEAKHFTTMKDFKGIISDVGGPTANMYGYECKKKMNLGTCIDNKRCVDAHRLCRTMKVDHSRNIQLLKDIRAVPGIKKAFVASGVRYDLITADKKHGKEYLKEMVDHHISGQMKVAPEHTNDEVLHHMGKPGKQTLIDFKKMYDDLNKESGKKQFLTYYLIAAHPGCEEKHMHELKQFTTHELKMNPEQAQVFTPTPGTYSAVMYYTEMDPFTKKKIFVEKDPRRKEKQKEIVIEKKRFGGKNSKSKTSGAGMQG